Part of the candidate division KSB1 bacterium genome is shown below.
GAATAGAACGACCAGGGCCGCGCCAATAGAATGAATAATTCCCCAGGTTCCCACTGTCAGTCCGGGGGCAATAGCATGAGCCGCCAATCCACATGCCGAAATGAGCGCTCCGGCGACTACAAACGACCAAAGGACTAAATAAATGAAAAAATAAACCTGTACCCACCTCCCCAATCGCTGCACCCACCCTTCCAGCAGAGTTGTGCCGGTTGCCAACTGCCACCTCGCCAAACCTTCGTTGAGGACTCCTTTAAGCAAAGCGCCCACTGCTGCTGCCCAAATGATCGCAAAACCGTACTTGGAACCGGCCACCGTCGCAGTCACCATATCTCCCGCACCTATTCCGGTGGCTGCAATGGCAATCCCGGGTCCGAGAATCGTGAAGAAACTTTTCCAATTTCGAAAATTGGGAGGTTGGGGTTGACTATGCAATTGAATCCCTTCTGCTTATGAAGCGGATTTGGATTGAGTAGATTCGGTGTCCTCGGATGGGGATCTTTTTTCATTATGAGACTGAAAATTGAAAAGAAGAATGAAGGCAATGCCAACCATAATTAAAACATCAGCCATGTTAAAAATGCCGGTACGCAAGCTGCCGATTCCCATATTCATAAAATCGATTACTTTGCCGTCGTTGACAATGCGGTCAATCATGTTGCTGGCACCGCCGCCTAGAATCAAAGAAAGTGCAAAAATATGCTTGCGTTGCAAATCGCGGCTTTTGATTGTGTAGAAAAAGAGGGCAATTAGCAGCCCGCCGCTTAGAAAAGTAAAAAGAAGGAAGCGAGTGGTTTTAGACAAACCCGATCCTAAACTCAAAAATGACCCGGTATTTTCTGCATATTGCAGCCGGAAAGTTTCGCCCAAATAAGACATTGGGGGCGAATTTTCAAGTGAGCTTTTAGCGATGTTCTTGCTGACTTGATCGAAACCCATGCTGGTGAAGAGGATTAGGACGATTAAGTAGAATTTTGGGAGACTTGCCATGTCAAGAGTTTCTATAATTGTCTTTTAGAATGAACTAAAAAACCGGCTTTTTAGTCGGTTCAGGCAACATTTCAATCTGCTCGAGCAAACTTTCCATGCCCATTTTCATAGGTTTGCCATCGCCGCCGCGAATGCATTTGATAATTTCAGCCATAATGCTGACCGCCAATTCCTCAGGAGTAAGCGCCCCGATGTTTAGCCCGACCGGTGCATTAATCT
Proteins encoded:
- the lspA gene encoding signal peptidase II; its protein translation is MASLPKFYLIVLILFTSMGFDQVSKNIAKSSLENSPPMSYLGETFRLQYAENTGSFLSLGSGLSKTTRFLLFTFLSGGLLIALFFYTIKSRDLQRKHIFALSLILGGGASNMIDRIVNDGKVIDFMNMGIGSLRTGIFNMADVLIMVGIAFILLFNFQSHNEKRSPSEDTESTQSKSAS